The sequence GAAGCACGTGAAGAAGGAGACGTCCAAAGCCAAGGACGCCGCCACCATCGTCCAGGAAGTCGCCGAACGCGCCGAACACGCCAAGACACCGAAGGAACAGAGTTTGCTGACGCTTGAGGTCAGCACGCTGGTCCGCAAGCCGCATCCCGATATCGTCGCCGAGGAAGCCGAGAAAGGTTACGGCGCCATGATCGTCGGCCTCGACAAGATGGTGGCGCGCAAGAACGAATTCCACGACGCCGTGACCAAGCTCGCCGCCGGCTTCGAAGGCCCCCTGCTGATCGCCGACGCGCGCACGGAACACCGCAAGCATCCACTGCACGGCACGATCAGCATACTCCTGCCCATCAACGGAACCGAGGTGTCGCGCCGCGCCGCCGAGGTCGCGATCGCCATTGCGCGCGCGAGCAAGGCGCCGGTGACCGCACTCTATGTCGCGCCGAACGGCAAGGCGCGGTCGCGCCGCGCCGAAGAGGCGATCCTCAAGGACATTGCGACCATGGCGGCGAGCTATTCGGTGGATGTGCGCACGGCGGTGCGCAGCGAAGCCGCCGCCGGCGAAGCCATCCTCAAGGAAGCTGCGCGCCGCAATCACAATGTTATCGTCCTCGGCACGGGCCGCCGGCCCGGCGAGAAGCTCTATTTCGGCGACACGGCGGCGGCGCTGATCGAGACCGCGCCCCAATCGCTGGTGTTCGTGGTGAGCTGAGTTATGCGCGCGAGACGGGCCCGCCGCGCGACCTAAAAAGGTGCCCGCGCGACCCGCATTGTGCTATCCGCCACCGGAATTCCTACCGCAGGCGACTTCATGACAAGCGACGACAAAGCCAAGGCCTCCCATAGGGGGCCGGTGCAGGATGCATTCGATCCGGCAAGCCACGGATGGACGCCATACAGCGACGAGGGCTTCATCGGTCTCGTCGGGCCCTTCTGGCAGCGCCCCCACGACGACGGATTTCACTACGCCTTTCTCGCGGAGCCGAAACATCACAACCTTCGCGGCGTGGTGCAGGGCGGCATGCTGATGACCTTCGCCGATCGAGCAATGGGCATGGCCGCGCGCCATGCCAATCACAACCTGCCGCAAGCCACCGTCCAGCTCGACGTGCATTTCATCGACGCCGTGCAAATTGGCGAGTTCGTCGAGGCGCACTGCCGGGTCGTGCGCAAAACGCGCACGTTGATCTTCATGGAGGCCGACCTTCTGGTCGGCACGCGCGTAGTCACAACCGCACACGGCATCTGGAAGATCTTGCGGGCGAAGGCCTGACTTCGCCGTTGTCTCACTCTTCCGTCTTCTTCGCCGTCGGCGCGCCCTTGAACTTGTTGTTCTTCGGCAGGCCCTGCGCAATGCGGCCGGCATCGGCGCGGTTGCCGCGCCAGTCCTTGAGATCCTTCATCGACAGGGTCTGCGTGCGGCCGGCGCCATCGACCCAGGACAGGCCATCGGTGGCCTTGAAGGTCGTGAGGTCGGACAGGCCCTTCTGCAGGTAGCGCTGCAGGCGCACGCCGCGGCCCTTGGTCATCTCCGGCACCTGATCGAGACGGAACACCACCATCTTGCGGTTCTCTCCGATCACGGCGACGGTGTCGCCATCGACCACGTTGAGCGCCGCCGCCTTGTCGGGCGCCTTCAGGTTCAGAACCTGCTTGCCCTTGCGCGTGGTGCCAAGGCACTCGTCTTCCGGCACGACGAAGCCGTTGCCTTCATAGCTGGCGACGACGAACTTACGGCCGCCCTGGAAGGCCAGACCTGCGACGATATCGGCGTCGGC comes from Undibacter mobilis and encodes:
- a CDS encoding PaaI family thioesterase, which gives rise to MTSDDKAKASHRGPVQDAFDPASHGWTPYSDEGFIGLVGPFWQRPHDDGFHYAFLAEPKHHNLRGVVQGGMLMTFADRAMGMAARHANHNLPQATVQLDVHFIDAVQIGEFVEAHCRVVRKTRTLIFMEADLLVGTRVVTTAHGIWKILRAKA